AATATAGCAATACATAAAAGATtccagtgatttggtcacagtgaaggtcggggagttgagagaagGCTTTGATCcggataaaattaaccatggttttactgtagtaattgtagtaaccatgtgttttggtggaaacgatgtagttctgatgtactaaacatggtgttactacagtaacatgttgttaatagtaggtaatagtaatcatgtttaattttgtggtttacgTTAGTATTTAAACAGAGGTGtaagagtatctgccactatatAAAAAAAGCAAACCATAGTTAATGTTCAtgagtacatttaaatattttgaaatgtcaagaAATTTGAACTGTATATTATAATGTACAGTGTACAGTACTCATATTTGAATAAATGGTCCATTGTACAGTTGTAGATCATGTTTGTATAAGGAAGGTTGTTATAAAGTGTGATTATGCCAGTTATTTCATTTGCCTAAAGGTTCAATCAAACATATTCACTTTTCCATAAACTTCACTCTTTATAGCTGAGAACGCCATGGAAGCCCTTAGTTCTGAGGTCCTCTTGGGCCAGCAGATAAAAATAACTTGGGACCAGAACCACCAGGCTGAGAGAAATGGCAGATTTGAGGATGAGGAAAAGGACAACAATACCCACATGGTATCTATCCATCACTTTATTAGCTATCAAATCATTAGTTGAATGTGAATGCAGTTGAGCAGACTATGTTGACTTGTGCTCATTGTTGCATAAACAGGGTATGAGTCTGTATGTCTCAAATCTGGCATACACCTTGGACAGTGAGCAGCTCCAAAAACTGTTCTCCTCATTTGGAAAAATCACCAATGTTAAGGTATGCTGGTTGTTTTCAAAGGGACTGGTAAGTAACACATCAAATTAAAAACTTAAGACTTATATTTGAGGAGAACAGTCAAACAATTAAGTAAAATATGTTTACTCTTCTATGATCAGGTAATGATGAAGAACGGGCGGAGCCAAGGCTACGGATTTGTGGCTTTTTCCACACCTGAAGGTGCCAATAAGGCCTTGTCCAAGATGAATGGCCATGTTGTTGCCAACCGACCATTGAAGGTCGAACGGTCTCGCCACATGGAGGGGAAATACCAAACTGAAGCCCAGGACAGCAGCTCTGAAAAATCAATGCATGTCCTTCGTACCAGACAGCCTGCGCCCTCTCCTGGAAACATCATGGCCACTGCTTCACAGGTGAGATAACATTTAAATCTAACCTAAATGACAGCTGTTGAGTGTTCACTACTTTGCTTTGATTTATTAGCCTTAGTTGTAGCAAAGTTAGAGCACAGCAGTAATGCATATTTGTGTGTCCAGGTGACTGAAGCTATTGAGTTCCCTGAAGCCATTGAGGCTGCCAACACATCAGTTGACTCAAGTGATATGCCAGCCTTCAATGGCCTAGACAGTGGAGAACCTTCAGGAGGCTTGCCCAATACCAAGGTatgaaaaaaatctgtatttaagAGTAATAGATCTTCACCTTTTATGGAGCATTGTTGAGTTAAACATGGCATGTGTAATCTTCTCTTAGCTGGTGTTGACTATGGAAGGTCCTGACATCTTCTTGCCACATCTCGCCGAGCTCCAAAGCAGCCATGAAGAGGTTGCAATGCCGGACTGTGAGTCACACCACCTTTTGGCTTTACTTCCATCCTTTATATAATCACTCCATTGCTCTATTTGACACATTTGGTTTTGGATGATCTTCAcctctttgtgttttgttattgtACAGTGGAAATTGTGCAGATCTATCAGGAGGTCTCAGGGGCCATAGAGCATCCACACAGTGAGGAGCTCCAGATATTGGACCGTAGACAATGGAAAACCTCCAGAGGTCTTTCCCATTTCCAAGGTTTGAGCAATTTTTTATTCTCAGAGGAATATAATTTGAAAAGTAGTTTTATATAGGTCTACAGCATTTATAGAGGACTGTTAAGTGAAATGTGGTCTGTATATTCAATGTCTAACAGAGTCACCCCAATTTTTGGCTTCACTTCCGTCTGTTATATTATAACTCTATTACTTTAATTTACACATTTAGTCCTATCATGTATAATCTTCATATTTGTTGCTgatatgttttgttgttgttgtacagTGGCAAATGTGCAGAGCTGTCAGGAGGCCTTAGGAGCCACAGAGCCTCCACAGTGTGAGGAGATCCAGAGTTTGGACCCTGAAACTTCACTTATGGGTGAGTTTTGAACTCTGCAATGACATGTCATTTACTAACACAAAAACACGTACACAGTTTCCAGTGTTTCTGACAGCACTTGCTCTCCTTTACTGCCAGAATCTCAATCCCTGGACATCATTCCAAGCATTGCCAGTGAAATGTCTCCAGCTCCCCAGGAGGTACAGATAATTTTCTGTCTTGCTGGTTTTCTCTGACTTAATCTAAAGACTTTTTGAGTAGCTTATGAAGACTTTTCTCTGACAGCCATGGCAGTTTAAACTAGAGCACAGCAGTAATGCATATTTGTGTGTCCAGGTGTCTAAAGCTATTGAGCTCCCTGAAGCCATTGAGGCTGTCAAGACATCAGTTGACTTAAGTGATATGCCAGCCTTCAATGGCCTAGACAGTGGAGAACCTTCAGGAGGCTTGCTCAATACCAAGGTATGAAAAACTCTTTATTTTAGAGTAATAGATCTTCACCTTTTATGTAGCATTGTTGAGTAAAACATAGCATGAGTAATCTTCTCTTAGCTGGTGTTGACTGATGGAAGGTCCTGACATCTTCTTGCCACATCTCACGAGCTCCAAAGCAGCCATGATGAGGTTGAAATGCCGGACTGTGAGTCACACCACCTTTTGGCTTTACTTCCATCTTTTATATAATCACTCCATTGCTCTATTTGACACCTTTGGTGTTGGATGATCTTCacctttttgtgttttgttattgTACAGTGGAAGGTATTGAGTTCCCTGAAGCCATTGAGGCTGCCAAGACATCAGTTGACTCAAGTGATATGCTAGCCTTCAATGGCCTAGACAGTGGAGAACCTTCAGGAGGCTTGCCCAATACCAAGGTatgaaaaaaatctgtattttacAGTAATAGATCTTCACCATTTATGGAGCATTGTTGAGCTAAACATATCATGTGTAATCTTCTCTTAGCTGGTGTTGACGATGGAAGGTCCTGACATCTTCTTGCCACATCTCGCCAACCTCCAAAGCAGCCATGAAGAGGTTGCAATGCCGGACTGTGAGTCACACCACCTTTTGGCTTTACTTCCATCCTTTATATAATCACTCCATTGCTCTATTTGACACCTTTGGTGTTGGATGATCTTCacctttttgtgttttgttattgTACAGTGGAAGCTATTGAGTTCCCTGAAGCCATTGAGGCTGCCAAGACATCAGTTGACTCAAGTGATATGCCGGCCTTCAATGGCCTAGACATTGGAGAACCTTCAGGAGGCTTGCTCAATACCAAGGTATGAAAAACTCTTTATTTTAGAGTAATAGATCTTCACCTTTTATGTAGCATTGTTGAGTAAAACATAGCATGAGTAATCTTCTCTTAGCTGGTGTTGACTGATGGAAGGTCCTGACATCTTCTTGCCACATCTCGCCGAGCTCCAAAGCAGCCATGATGAGGTTGAAATGCCGGACTGTGAGTCACACCACCTTTTGGCTTTACTTCCATCTTTTATATAATCACTCCATTGCTCTATTTGACACCTTTGGTGTTGGATGATCTTCacctttttgtgttttgttattgTACAGTGGAAGGTATTGAGTTCCCTGAAGCCATTGAGGCTGCCAAGACATCAGTTGACTCAAGTGATATGCTAGCCTTCAATGGCCTAGACAGTGGAGAACCTTCAGGAGGCTTGCCCAATACCAAGGTAtgaaaaaatctgtattttaCAGTAATAGATCTTCACCATTTATGGAGCATTGTTGAGCTAAACATATCATGTGTAATCTTCTCTTAGCTGGTGTTGACGATGGAAGGTCCTGACATCTTCTTGCCACATCTCGCCAACCTCCAAAGCAGCCATGAAGAGGTTGCAATGCCGGACTGTGAGTCACACCACCTTTTGGCTTTACTTCCATCCTTTATATAATCACTCCATTGCTCTATTTGACACCTTTGGTGTTGGATGATCTTCacctttttgtgttttgttattgTACAGTGGAAGCTATTGAGTTCCCTGAAGCCATTGAGGCTGCCAAGACATCAGTTGACTCAAGTGATATGCCGGCCTTCAATGGCCTAGACAGTGGAGAACCTTCAGGAGGCTTGCTCAATACCAAGGTATGAAAAACTCTTTATTTTAGAGTAATAGATCTTCACCTTTTATGTAGCATTGTTGAGTAAAACATAGCATGAGTAATCTTCTCTTAGCTGGTGTTGACGATGGAAGGTCCTGACATCTTCTTGCCACATCTCGCCGAGCTCCAAAGCAGCCATGATGAGGTTGAAATGCCGGACTGTGAGTCACACCACCTTTTGGCTTTACTTCCATCTTTTATATAATCACTCCATTGCTCTATCTGACACCTTTGGTGTTGGATGATCttcaccttttgtgttttgttattgTACAGTGGAAGGTATTGAGTTCCCTGAAGCCATTGAGGCTGCCAAGACATCAGTTGACTCAAGTGATATGCTAGCCTTCAATGGCCTAGACAGTGGAGAACCTTCAGGAGGCTTGCCCAATACCAAGGTAtgaaaaaatctgtattttaCAGTAATAGATCTTCACCATTTATGGAGCATTGTTGAGCTAAACATATCATGTGTAATCTTCTCTTAGCTGGTGTTGACGATGGAAGGTCCTGACATCTTCTTGCCACATCTCGCCAACCTCCAAAGCAGCCATGAAGAGGTTGCAATGCCGGACTGTGAGTCACACCACCTTTTGGCTTTACTTCCATCCTTTATATAATCACTCCATTGCTCTATTTGACACATTTGGTTTTGGATGATCTTCAcctctttgtgttttgttattgtACAGTGGAAATTGTGCAGATCTATCAGGAGGTCTCAGGGGCCATAGAGCATCCACACAGTGAGGAGCTCCAGATATTGGACCGTAGACAATGGAAAACCTCCAGAGGTCTTTCCCATTTCCAAGGTTTGAGCAATTTTTTATTCTCAGAGGAATATAATTTGAAAAGTAGTTTTATATAGGTCTACAGCATTTATAGAGGACTGTTAAGTGAAATGTGGTCTGTATATTCAATGCCTAACAGAGTCACTCCAAGTTTTGGCTTCACTTCCGTCTGTTATATTATAAATCTAGTACTTAAATTTACACATTTAGTCCTATCATGTATAATCTTCATATTTGTTGCTgatatgttttgttgttgttgtacagTGGCAAATGTGCAGAGCTGTCAGGAGGCCTTAGGAGCCACAGAGCCTCCACAGTGTGAGGAGATCCAGAGTTTGGACCCTGAAACTTCACTTATGGGTGAGTTTTGAACTCTGCAATGACATGTCATTTACTAACACAAAAACACGTACACAGTTTCCAGTGTTTCTGACAGCACTTGCTCTCCTTTACTGCCAGAATCTCAATCCCTGGACATCATTCCAAGCATTGCCAGTGAAATGTCTCCAGCTCCCCAGGAGGTACAGATAATTTTCTGTCTTGCTGGTTTTCTCTGACTTAATCTAAAGACTTTTTGAGTAGCTTATGAAGACTTTTATCTGACAGCCATGGCAGTTTAAACTAGAGCACAGCAGTAATGCATATTTGTGTGTCCAGGTGACTGAAGCTATTGAGTTCCCTGAAGCCATTGAGGCTGCCGAGACATCAGTTGACTTAAGTGATATGCCAGCCTTCAATGGCCTAGACAGTGGAGAACCTTCAGGAGGCTTGCTCAATACCAAGGTATGAAAAACTCTTTATTTTAGAGTAATAGATCTTCACCTTTTATGTAGCATTGTTGAGTAAAACATAGCATGAGTAATCTTCTCTTAGCTGGTGTTGACGATGGAAGGTCCTGACATCTTCTTGCCACATCTCGCCGAGCTCCAAAGCAGCCATGATGAGGTTGAAATGCCGGACTGTGAGTCACACCACCTTTTGGCTTTACTTCCATCTTTTATATAATCACTCCATTGCTCTATTTGACACCTTTGGTGTTGGATGATCTTCacctttttgtgttttgttattgTACAGTGGAAGGTATTGAGTTCCCTGAAGCCATTGAGGCTGCCAAGACATCAGTTGACTCAAGTGATATGCTAGCCTTCAATGGCCTAGACAGTGGAGAACCTTCAGGAGGCTTGCCCAATACCAAGGTatgaaaaaaatctgtattttacAGTAATAGATCTTCACCATTTATGGAGCATTGTTGAGCTAAACATATCATGTGTAATCTTCTCTTAGCTGGTGTTGACGATGGAAGGTCCTGACATCTTCTTGCCACATCTCGCCAACCTCCAAAGCAGCCATGAAGAGGTTGCAATGCCGGACTGTGAGTCACACCACCTTTTGGCTTTACTTCCATCCTTTATATAATCACTCCATTGCTCTATTTGACACCTTTGGTGTTGGATGATCTTCATTTTGTTATTGTACAGTGGAAGCTATTGAGTTCCCTGAAGCCATTGAGGCTGCCAAGACATCAGTTGACTCAAGTGATATGCCAGCCTTCAATGGCCTAGACAGTGGAGAACCTTCAGGAGGCTTGCCCAATACCAAGGTATGAAAAACTCTGTATTTTAGAGTAATAGATCTTCACCTTTTATGGAGCATTGTTGAGTTAAACATATCAGGTGTAATCTTCTCTTAGCTGGTGCTGACTATGGAAGGTCCTGACATCTTCTTGCCACATCTCGCCGAGCTCCAAAGCAGCCATGATGAGGTTGCAATGCCGGACTGTGAGTCACACCACCTTTTGGCTTTACTTCCATCCTTTATATAATCACTCCATTGCTCTATTTGACACCTTTGGTGTTGGATGATCTTCacctttttgtgttttgttattgTACAGTGGAAATTTTGCAGACCTATCAGGAGGTCTCAGGGGCCATAGAGCATCCACACAGTGAGGAGCTCCAGATATTGGACCGTAGACAATGGAAAACCTCCAGAGGTCTTTCCCATTTCCAAGGTTTGAGCAATTTTTTATTCTCAGAGGAATATAATTTGAAAAGTAGTTTTATATAGGTCTACAGCATTTATAGAGGACTGTTAAGTGAAATATGGTCTGTATATTCAATGTCTAACAGAGTCACCCCAATTTTTGGCTTCACTTCCATCTGTTATATTATAACTCTATTTCTTAAATTTACACATTTAGTCCTATCATGTATAATCTTCATATTTGTTGCTgatatgttttgttgttgttgtacagTGGCAAATGTGCAGAGCTGTCAGGAGGCCTTAGGAGCCACAGAGCCTCCACAGTGTGAGGAGATCCAGAGTTTGGACCCTGAAACTTCACTCATGGGTGAGTTTTGAACTCTGCACTGACATGTCATTTACTAACACAAAAACACTTACACAGTTTCCAGTGTTTCTGACAGCACTTGCTCTCCTTTACTGCCAGAATCTCAATCCCTGGACGTCATTCCAAGTGTTGCCAGTGAAATGTCTCCAGCTCCCCAGGAGGTACAGATAATTTTCTGTCTTGCTGGTTTTCTCTGACTTAATCTAAAGACTTTTTGAGTAGCTTATGAAGACTTTTATCTGACAGCCATGGCAGTTTAAACTAGAGCACAGCAGTAATGCATATTTGTGTGTCCAGGTGACTGAAGCTATTGAGTTCCCTGAAGCCATTGAGGCTGCCAAGACATCAGTTGACTCAAGTGATATGCCAGCCTTCAATGGCCTAGACAGTGGAGAACCATCAGCAGGCTTGCCCAATACCAAGGTatgaaaaaaaactgtattttagtGTAATAGATCTTCACCTTTTGTGGAGCATTATTGAGTTAAACATGGGATGTGTAATCTTCTCTTAGCTGGTGTTGACTATGGAAGCTCCTGACATCATCTTGCCACATCTCGCCAAGCTCCAAAGCAGCCATGATGAGGTTGCAATGCCGGACTGTGAGTCACACCACCTTTTGGCTTTACTTCCATCCTTTATATAATCACTCCAATGCTCTATTTGACACCTTTGGTGTTGGATGATCTTCACCGTTTTGTTATTTTACAGTGGAAAATGTGCAGATCTATCAGGAGGTCTCAGGGGCCATAGAGCAGCCACACAGTGAGGAGCTCCAGATATTGCACCGTAGAAAATTGAGAACCTTCAGAATGCGTTCCCATTTCCGAGGTTTGAGCGAGTCTTTATTCTCAGAGGAATATCatttgaaaattttgttttatacagGACTACACAATTTATGAAGGATTGTTAAGTGAAAAATGGCCTGTATATTCTTTTTTCAGCTAATTGTGATATTGGAGGGTTCAGGCATCATGCTGCTGTAATGCCGGACTGTGAGTCACCAAAATTTTGGCTTTAATCCGACTGTTATAATATCAGTCCAGTACTTTAATTGACACATTCAGTATTATgtataatcttcacatttttgtgcttatttgttttgttgttgtggttCAGTGGCAAATGTGCAGAGCTGTCAAGAGGCCTCTAGAGACATAGAGCACCCAATCCATGAGGAGCTCCAGAAAATGTCCCCTGAAACCTCACTCATGTGTGAGTTTTGAACTCTGCTATGACAATGCATTTACTAATACAAACATCCTTACACCGTTTCCAGTTTTCCTGACAGCACTTTCTCTCCTTTCCTGCCAGTATCTCAATTCCTGGTAATCATTCCAAGCGATGCCAGTGAATTTAATCCAGCTCCCCAGCAGGTACAGATAATGTTTTGTCTTGCTGGTTTTCTCTGACTTACTCTAAAGACTATTTCAGTAGCCTATGAAGACTTTTAGTTGACAGCCATGGCAGTTTAAACTAGAGGACAGCAGTGATGTATATTTGTGTGTCCAGATGACTGAAGCTATTGAGTTCCCTGAAGCCATTGAGGCTGCCAAGACATCAGTTGACTCAAGTGATATGCCAGCCTACAATGGCCTAGACAGTGGAGAACCATCAGGAGGCTTGCTCAATACCAAGGTatgaaaaaatctatattttttgacAAATACCATTTGAATAAGGAGTTTTATATAGATCTCCACCATTTATAGCATTGCTGAGTAAAATATCATGTGTACTCTCCTCTTAGCTGGCAGAGACTATGGAGGGTTCTGGGATCTCC
The sequence above is a segment of the Xyrauchen texanus isolate HMW12.3.18 chromosome 29, RBS_HiC_50CHRs, whole genome shotgun sequence genome. Coding sequences within it:
- the LOC127623047 gene encoding polyadenylate-binding protein 1A-like, with amino-acid sequence MSLSNKRRFPGDRVERGRKTASLFVGNLHPDVSDRQLLIAFCRFGPIAEMGVCRDKVTKCSLGYGYVNFVYLEHAENAMEALSSEVLLGQQIKITWDQNHQAERNGRFEDEEKDNNTHMGMSLYVSNLAYTLDSEQLQKLFSSFGKITNVKVMMKNGRSQGYGFVAFSTPEGANKALSKMNGHVVANRPLKVERSRHMEGKYQTEAQDSSSEKSMHVLRTRQPAPSPGNIMATASQVTEAIEFPEAIEAANTSVDSSDMPAFNGLDSGEPSGGLPNTKV
- the LOC127623286 gene encoding uncharacterized protein LOC127623286 isoform X1 — its product is MEGPDIFLPHLAELQSSHDEVEMPDLEGIEFPEAIEAAKTSVDSSDMLAFNGLDSGEPSGGLPNTKLVLTMEGPDIFLPHLANLQSSHEEVAMPDLEAIEFPEAIEAAKTSVDSSDMPAFNGLDSGEPSGGLLNTKLVLTMEGPDIFLPHLAELQSSHDEVEMPDLEGIEFPEAIEAAKTSVDSSDMLAFNGLDSGEPSGGLPNTKLVLTMEGPDIFLPHLANLQSSHEEVAMPDLEIVQIYQEVSGAIEHPHSEELQILDRRQWKTSRGLSHFQVANVQSCQEALGATEPPQCEEIQSLDPETSLMESQSLDVIPSVASEMSPAPQEVTEAIEFPEAIEAAKTSVDSSDMPAFNGLDSGEPSAGLPNTKLVLTMEAPDIILPHLAKLQSSHDEVAMPDLENVQIYQEVSGAIEQPHSEELQILHRRKLRTFRMRSHFRANCDIGGFRHHAAVMPDLANVQSCQEASRDIEHPIHEELQKMSPETSLMLSQFLVIIPSDASEFNPAPQQMTEAIEFPEAIEAAKTSVDSSDMPAYNGLDSGEPSGGLLNTKLAETMEGSGISFPQLTKLQSSHEEPAFSDSNVQSCPEAPGASEPSQCEVLQKITPENSLIVSQTLDINPGDESDSNESVPLKKGDSSQDSSFWGPRLKKHWKAEK
- the LOC127623286 gene encoding uncharacterized protein LOC127623286 isoform X2, with product MEGPDIFLPHLAELQSSHDEVEMPDLEGIEFPEAIEAAKTSVDSSDMLAFNGLDSGEPSGGLPNTKLVLTMEGPDIFLPHLANLQSSHEEVAMPDLEAIEFPEAIEAAKTSVDSSDMPAFNGLDSGEPSGGLLNTKLVLTMEGPDIFLPHLAELQSSHDEVEMPDLEIVQIYQEVSGAIEHPHSEELQILDRRQWKTSRGLSHFQVANVQSCQEALGATEPPQCEEIQSLDPETSLMESQSLDVIPSVASEMSPAPQEVTEAIEFPEAIEAAKTSVDSSDMPAFNGLDSGEPSAGLPNTKLVLTMEAPDIILPHLAKLQSSHDEVAMPDLENVQIYQEVSGAIEQPHSEELQILHRRKLRTFRMRSHFRANCDIGGFRHHAAVMPDLANVQSCQEASRDIEHPIHEELQKMSPETSLMLSQFLVIIPSDASEFNPAPQQMTEAIEFPEAIEAAKTSVDSSDMPAYNGLDSGEPSGGLLNTKLAETMEGSGISFPQLTKLQSSHEEPAFSDSNVQSCPEAPGASEPSQCEVLQKITPENSLIVSQTLDINPGDESDSNESVPLKKGDSSQDSSFWGPRLKKHWKAEK
- the LOC127623286 gene encoding uncharacterized protein LOC127623286 isoform X3; this encodes MEGPDIFLPHLAELQSSHDEVEMPDLEGIEFPEAIEAAKTSVDSSDMLAFNGLDSGEPSGGLPNTKLVLTMEGPDIFLPHLANLQSSHEEVAMPDLEAIEFPEAIEAAKTSVDSSDMPAFNGLDSGEPSGGLLNTKLVLTMEGPDIFLPHLANLQSSHEEVAMPDLEIVQIYQEVSGAIEHPHSEELQILDRRQWKTSRGLSHFQVANVQSCQEALGATEPPQCEEIQSLDPETSLMESQSLDVIPSVASEMSPAPQEVTEAIEFPEAIEAAKTSVDSSDMPAFNGLDSGEPSAGLPNTKLVLTMEAPDIILPHLAKLQSSHDEVAMPDLENVQIYQEVSGAIEQPHSEELQILHRRKLRTFRMRSHFRANCDIGGFRHHAAVMPDLANVQSCQEASRDIEHPIHEELQKMSPETSLMLSQFLVIIPSDASEFNPAPQQMTEAIEFPEAIEAAKTSVDSSDMPAYNGLDSGEPSGGLLNTKLAETMEGSGISFPQLTKLQSSHEEPAFSDSNVQSCPEAPGASEPSQCEVLQKITPENSLIVSQTLDINPGDESDSNESVPLKKGDSSQDSSFWGPRLKKHWKAEK